The DNA region TTCCACTCACAAGATCTCAAAATCAGTTTTGCTCACTGCCATTCATTTACTTCTTACAATATTTACCCTGACAATTCAGTGTTATATAAAACATCTCCTTATAGCTTTCATTCTCCTCTTCACTTTTCTGATTGACAGTGCATTAATTTTGTAAGGAAACATTTCTTATTTGTCGCTGTTTGGTGATAACAGGTTTAATCGCCTGAGTTTGTTATTCCAATACAATTCCACACTTCTCTGGAAGTCCTACTTTTGGTTCACTCTTTATATTCCAAATACTTTGGTAGATGTTGTAGGATGCTTCCTCTAATCTTGGAAAGGACATGGATACTCCGAAAAATAATTGCAAGAGAGTAAAAAATTCATATTGATTTCATAACTTGTATCAAAAATTTCAGTATCAGTAGGTGTTGAACAAATTAACTCTCCAGATCTTCTTCATTAGCTGGTGCTAATAATGTTTCTTGGAACAACTTGACTCTTTAATGTTTTATGACATAATTTGCATCTCTTTGCCACCACACTAATGATTTATCCTTCTAAAGTTATCAGAGATAATTCTCTCAAGCAAAGCACTTTTATTAATTCTACAGCATTACGGCATCCTTTTGTAACTTAGATCATCGCCAccttaaaaattatatttaattgaATAAACATCTGAATCATATTAAGTATGGAATAAAACTCCCGTGTCCACTGTAAACACAGTTTCAAACATAATGGTGGTTTTGCGGTTTCGTGTAAGCCATTGTCACTCCTGGGGTCTCTTAAATGGATTTTAGAATGTCCAGGAGAAAAGTTCTGTTTCTTGAATCGTCGACGTAATTTTAATGTTTCAACACCATTATTAAAGTCTGCCGAAAACGTGCTCCATCGTAGCCATCATATTTCTCTCCATGTCCACAAACTGATCAAACACCGTGTCGAAGTCTTCAAAGCTCGTGAAAGCGAAAGGGTCGTATAAGTTTGGAACGCTGTTCCGTTGAGATCCACGATCTTGTCTTCGACGCCTTTGTCTTCTATTACTTGAAGGGCTTTGGGAAAAAAGGTATTCGTTTCCGTATAAATTATCGGCAAATCTGTCGAAATCGGCAGATAAAGGATCATCGCTGGAAACATCCATTCCAAAGAAATCTGTATTCCTTCTTCTGTTTGACCTTCTTGAAGTGTTTCCTGTGTCAGAGTAGTCTTGAAAGCCACCAAAAGATTGGAAGACCATGTtgaaaatatcatgaaaagAAGAAGAGCCGAAGAATTCCCTGAAGACTTCTTCCGGGCTGCGGAAGTTTTGCGAGGAATTGAACATGTCGAAGTCGAAGTCTGCGGCAAATTCTCCCCCTCCGTTCGTTGGCCTGGCGGAAAGTCCTTCTTTGCCATATCTATCGTATATTTGGCGTTTATCATTGTTAGAAAGAACTTCATATGCCTCAGAGACCAGCTTAAATTTCTCCTCGGCCTGTTCCTTGTTGTCGGGATTTTTGTCCGGATGCCATCGCAACGCCTGCTTTCGATAACCTTTCCTTATATCCTCTTCTGTTGCCGTTTTCGGGACTCCTAACACTTCATAGTAATCGTCGCACATTGTGGAAACCGAATAGGCGATAAGGATCAAACTCCGCAGGGCTTTTAAGAAACCAGTAGTTCAAAAATGGACTCATCAGCGCATATCGACTCAGAAGATATGCGCGTGAAGAACCTCGAGCAAACTGGGTAAACGTGAACAACTTAAACCGTGacgtcacaatttttccatgtTTCTTGAAATCGCCCCACAATAATTTCGTTTTCGCGATAAAATTGGAAAAGTGTAAGTTATTTTTTCGAAATTACTATCGTTTTTCTAGTTGAGAAAAGGTATCTTTACCCGGAACATGATCATTATTGACGAAACCATTAGAAGTCCATGTCTCCATGTCCCCAACATCAACAACCTATGGCTTAGGGTCatggaaaacattttaattCAAACCTTCTTAGTATCAGCCGTGTGTCCATAAAGAATGTAATCCAGATAATTTTCATaatataaatttgttattttccatcgATTTCCTCTCCCACCCCTCCCAAACAATTGCAGCATCTCAAGGTACATTATTTTGCATCTACGGGAAACGATTCATCTGGAAGGATCCCGTCTGCTTCCTGAAAACCGTCGAATGGAAATCGTATCTGCAACCATATCTTCAGCTGATTTCAGTGGCATTTCTGGTCCATTAGAAGCTAATGAAACTTGTCAGACTTAGTTAGTGTTAGCAGTGACTCAACTGTGTATCTATGAACGTCCTTCGAGGACAAATCGATGGAAAACGGCAACAGAGAAGAACATGTTGATGGTCGCGGAGTCGAAGATGACTCCACTGACAGTGAGCTAGAAGAGTTAAACGCTTACGTACCTCTAGACATCCCTCCTCGAGATTTTTCAAGGCGTCTTGTAAGAAGCCACTCAGAACCCCAGAAGACCTCTACGAGAAACAGAATGGAACATTCGTTACGGAAAGGTGCCCACTCGCCTCCCATTATTCAGAAACAACGAAACAAAGTTGTCACTCAGATTTTACCAAGAAATGTTCAGGGTGGCGACGCCGCCGATAAAATTACGCTGGTAGTGGACGATACACGTTTTATCGTCGAAAGATCGCTATTTATTGCTCATCCAAACACCATGTTGGGAAGGTTGGTATACTTTCTTGTTGGTATACTTTCTTGTTGACATCCTTCCGTGTGTTTTCCATGTGTACAAGACATGTGAGTTTCGAGATTCGTTGCCGGACTCAGCtttgtaaataaactttttccccGTTTTTAGGCTATCGCGATTTTCGTTTCCTCTTCGAAATAAAGCGAACATAATTGTTCGAATATTCTTAAATGTTACTCTATTATAGTGTCGATTATGTCTTTCTGGTGGTTCACAGTAGAGAGAGcttatatttttaaatgagCTGATCTAAAATTAGATCAATCGAGTTGACTTTAAGTATAATAAACGCTCTTCTTTCAAACACTAATGTTAGTGTTTGGAATGATAAATTCACCGGAAGTCTAGAAACTTATCTTCAATATTTCTATATTTGTGGGcaaatttgtctttaaatttAGGGTTATATACTCAGCTGGAGATTGTGAAGATTTATCTTGTACATTCACTTAACAGACTAGTATACTTGTTATAAAACTGGATAAGGAGGTTCTTTATAACAAGGCCCTTTTTCACGATATATAGGAATTTTTATATGTCTATTCAACACCTTTGGGCATCTTAATTGGCCTGCTTTGAGCTTTCTTTCTTTGAAGTTTCCCTAAAACAGGAGTTATGTTAAAGAGTGTCTGGTTTCTTTGCGACCCAAGTTATGAGGTAAAGGGACTCTGAGATTGCAATTGCAATACCACATAATATTGGCACCCAAGTGAGATAAAATACAGTTCCTCTCAATACAGCCAATATAGCggaacatttttttctcaaaaatacaATTGGATAAGTTTGTTTGCAGTACTAATCCAGCCATAACAAAGATATTAAATCTGTAAACAGTCAGCTTCTCTATGATTGGTAGTTCTAAATCATTGTTCATAGTGTCTTTTGCCTTGGATAACTGGAATTTTCAGCAATATAGTGGACAAAATATAGCCATGAAGTTCAAAATATTACATTACAATAGTTATTTCTGCTATTTTCTGTAAAAAATTAGTCAAAGATCACACTCCTCTTAAGCCTTGCCAATTTAATAAGAGAACACTGGGGAGTGGCATGTTTCATTTCTCTTAGGAGTGCCTTGATAAAATCTCTTGTATCTTAGGTTGTGGGAATTAGTCATAGACAAAATATCTGGCATTCTTATGATAAAAATCTCATGCCTttggctttaaaaaaatgttggtATTGCATCATGACATCGTACTAAAATACTTGAAAGTCATGGACATTCACATggatttatttttacttaaatgaATATATCTGTACTTTGCAGAATGTTTGGTTCAACAATGGAATACACAACCCGAAATGAAAAAGGGGAATATGAAGTTGCAAGAGGCATTTCTGCAAATGTCTTCAAGTGTATTCTGGTAAGATCTAATTTTTGCAGCATATGAAATTTGTCTGCGCAGTTAACATATGTGCAAGTGGTACTGTTAAATGTAAAGAGCAGATGATGATCAACATCTAGAAAGGGAATATGTATATTATGTCTACTAGCACCCTTTTATTTTGTCTGTGGCAAAGTTATAGTAACAAATAAAAGTTTCAAAAGATTTTATATGAAatagccaaaattatttttgaagtttCAGCTTGTTCAGGTGGTCATGGttctcaatttattttcaaagaatgcACTCTCAATCTCAAATATGGCTAATAAAAATCTCCAATTTTTTTAGCTCCTATTCAGCTTTTTGGAGGCTTGTGTGACATATCAAGGTTTAATAttcacttcacttcacttttatttttcattttcttacatatttacaagataatcctttgacccgcagatagcaaatgctaatcaaaaatatttgatatcgaaaatatttttaaagaaattaatgGCTTGAATTTATACCAAAACTTATCTCACTTTTCCCTAAGACCATAATTATACACAACTAATAACAAGGAGCATGTTATTGAAAGCCCGATACAAATCACCAAATTGGCAACTTTCATTGCAAGGTTTCTGGCAAACTGATTATGGTTGGATTGTAAGGTAAAGATCAGAGTTTAACATTACATGTATGTCTTtgatatattttgaaaaatgtattatAATGTATTACAGGATTACTACAAAACAGGTCTGATCAACTGTCCACCAAGTGTACAAATCCCAGAACTTCGTGAAGCATGTGATTATCTGCTTATACCATTTAATGCTCAAGTGGTCAGATGTCAGAATTTAAGTAAGTTGTTCTCAAACTACTTTCAAATTgcaacaatcaattttttttgagtGACCACCATTGAGagcataattaaaaaaaaactcacttaaGGCACAgcattattaaaaaattttgttcgaGGTCACCATCTTTGTACTTCAGATATTGGATTTAATAGGTCACAGTCATGATGGGTCTTTatcaataataaataatattataataataaagttTGGGTATAATGCACGTTgtcatttgttgaaagagtATGCTCTATCCGAGTACAAAGCACAGAGTTGAGCTAAAGCTCAACGTCAGTTACTTCCAGTTACAGTGTATTCTCCTAGTACCTGTGGAATgaaatgacaaggagaattactaaaaaatTACCAAACAAGATACAAATACACCAAAATGATTCTTGAGTTTTCATGACAGTTTGCTCAAACTACTTTACATCCCATTCAGAAGAAAGGCACTGTGATGGTGTTGTACCTAAAAGTCACAACTCAGTGACCTCAGTCTCAAGCTGGAACCATTTTATCTAGAGTTAAGTGCTCTAGGCAGACACTTAAGCTGGTTTGTCACCCATAAGCAATTATAACTGAAAGTTAAAtacagttaaaataatttttcttgcaGGGGATCTTCTTCATGAACTGTCAAATGATGGTGCTAAAAACCAGTTTCAATATTTTGTGGAGGAGTACATTCTACCTGTTATGGTTTCTTCTGCAAAGGTAAAATAACTCACTAACTTAAATATTGGTTCTGATAGGATATCACCTAAAGCACTATATATTCATTCAGTAGGAATGAAGAAACAATGCAAATAAAAGCTTAGAAGTAAGAGTCAGTTTTGCAAGTTTGGTTCTGGTAAACTGCTTTTGTGAATTATTTTACTTCAGTTGTAGCATTAACAAGGTACATGTATTGAGCATGTTTTGTCtcctgaaaatgaaataaattaatacttttgATTTTGGAATGAACTCATTGATCATCAATGACAGTCGTTTCATTAAAGTAGCTTACCCTGTAAAGTGATAAAGCTTGAACAGTTGGGCATGTAATGCAAGCTTAGGTGACTACTCTCCAGGTATACTTATTGTGCTCACAAGACTTTGTCTGACACATTTCTAttataaatttataaatttctttacaGAAAGGTGACCGTGAATGTCATATAGTGATCCTTACTGATGACGATGTGGTGGATTGGGATGAAGAGTATCCCCCCAGTATGGGAGAGGAATACACTCACAGTAAGaaataactaaattaaaatttctttggaCTCATGCTTGACTCCAGGTTGTCTATAGACTATGTATCTGTAACTTTTGTCTTAAGGTTGTctggtattaattttttttttaatgaaaaacaaaattaaatcgCACAATTCTGAGACTAGGATTCTCCATGACTGTATTTCAATGCACATGCTCATACTGCAGCAATCATTGATGGTTAAATCAGGAACAGTGTTGAATCTGATTGAACAAACCAGTCAACCATTTTCAGGCTAAAATGACCTCGAGGCTAAGTCATTGAGTGTCAACAGAAACATAGTGCACTCAAGGTCATGTATTCCATTCTTATTACAAGGTGTTACAGAGTACCTAAAATGGAATTGAATGAACTAAGTTAGATTTTTGCAGAATTAGAAAAACCTGTCATAATGCAAGTAGTGTACTAGCTGCCATTGATTATTTACATATTGCCATTTTATTTGTGACTTAGTTGTGTATTCAACATCTCTGTACCGATTCTTCAAGTACTTTGAAAACCGTGATGTGGCCAAAGAAGTACTGAAGGAAAGAGGCCTCAAGAAAATCAGGCTTGGAATAGAAGGTTCTTGTTTATAAACTATTCATACACTTAGGGGCAAAAATGTTCATTACACCCTGCTAAATCATAGTCACTGTGTAGAAGGAACTGACTGGTATATAGATGGTTTCTCTTGGAAAAAAGGGAATCCAGCCATTTGGAGTCAATTTCTTTGAGAGTATTCATACACTTATTTTGGAACCACTGcacttgcaattctgatgacataaaaaaattcacttgcaTCTCATGAATATAAGTCATTATTTGACTTTTGAGGAACATATAATGAATATCTCACAATATCTTGCTTGCCCTTTATTTCTGCAGGTTATCCCACTCACAAGGAGAAAATCAAACAGAGGCCAAACGGAGGGAGGCCTGAAGGTAAGATTGATTTGCTTTGTACAACAGGCAATGAGATTGATcacatttgttgttgttgataataatattttcattccAAGCATTTGCAAAATAGACTCTAAGCTTTAGCTatgtgtgttgttgttttttgttttttgtttttttttttgactcaaGACCCAAATCAGTCACAGCATATTTGGGACTAAAGGTTTCATTCTTAGTTGGTGATATGTGCTTCATCTTCATCTGTTCTGCAGCATTTTGCTTGATATGCAGTGAGGGTTTTATACTTTGTAGTCTCATAACTCCATTTGCTCTATTTTGCAATAAATTCCTTTTATTCCATATTTGAGGAACCACCCACACTCTAATAACCGGCTTCCCTCAAATAAGCATCTGCTCTCTAGGCCTTAACGTCACCCTTCTTGAAAAAGTGCCCCTTCCTCCACCCTTACTTTCTTAAATAGAAGGGATACAAAGCAAACCTGCCTCTACTGCAACTTTAAATTGGTAACTTGTTAAGTTTCAACTACAGCCAAATTAGTGCAGGAGAATAGTGTCTGTTCTTATAATTGTAGCTATCTTTCAGTTGTTCACATCTCCATGTGCTTGCAGAGTTCTTTAGAGTGCATTatttgttcttttaattttttggtcaATTGCCATGCTAATGTAATAAGCATTATCAGTGAAGTTCCCTCCATCCATTATGTGTCCCTCCTTTCAGTCAATTTTCTGGGCtattattcaaggaaatacaatATATGAATTTGTTAATATCACTCGTCAAGTATAGTTATTATAAAGTGTTCATTGAGTGCTTTGTGTAATCCTTTATTGGGCTGAC from Pocillopora verrucosa isolate sample1 chromosome 1, ASM3666991v2, whole genome shotgun sequence includes:
- the LOC131769056 gene encoding dnaJ homolog subfamily B member 3, producing MCDDYYEVLGVPKTATEEDIRKGYRKQALRWHPDKNPDNKEQAEEKFKLVSEAYEVLSNNDKRQIYDRYGKEGLSARPTNGGGEFAADFDFDMFNSSQNFRSPEEVFREFFGSSSFHDIFNMVFQSFGGFQDYSDTGNTSRRSNRRRNTDFFGMDVSSDDPLSADFDRFADNLYGNEYLFSQSPSSNRRQRRRRQDRGSQRNSVPNLYDPFAFTSFEDFDTVFDQFVDMERNMMATMEHVFGRL
- the LOC131768998 gene encoding BTB/POZ domain-containing protein 10; the protein is MENGNREEHVDGRGVEDDSTDSELEELNAYVPLDIPPRDFSRRLVRSHSEPQKTSTRNRMEHSLRKGAHSPPIIQKQRNKVVTQILPRNVQGGDAADKITLVVDDTRFIVERSLFIAHPNTMLGRMFGSTMEYTTRNEKGEYEVARGISANVFKCILDYYKTGLINCPPSVQIPELREACDYLLIPFNAQVVRCQNLRDLLHELSNDGAKNQFQYFVEEYILPVMVSSAKKGDRECHIVILTDDDVVDWDEEYPPSMGEEYTHIVYSTSLYRFFKYFENRDVAKEVLKERGLKKIRLGIEGYPTHKEKIKQRPNGGRPEVIYNYVQRPFVRMSWEKEESKSRHVDFQCVKTKTGTPGLVEAVDEPAALAAAGAGPHPPAAILGADPEDIE